The genomic DNA GGGTGATCAAACTGAAGCCGGGCATCGACAAAGTGACCGCGCGTATCAGCGATATCGTGGAAAACCCGAAAAAACTGCAGTTCACACCTAACGTGGAAGCCTCTCTGCTGCCACAGATGTACAACAACGACGAAGGTGACGCGGTCGTGATTAACGCCAACTACGCGATTGATGCGGGCCTTGATCCTGTACATGACCCGATTGCGGTAGAGAGTGGTGAAAATAACCCGTATGCCAACATCATTACCGTGCATCGTGGTGACGAGAAGAAGAAAGATATCGTCGCGCTGGTGAACGTTCTGCACTCCAAAGCGATTCAGGACTGGATCCGCACCAAATACAAAGGCGCAGTGATCCCGGTAAACAACTAATTTATTGATTTTACGAATGAAGCCCGGCGGGACTCTCGCCGGGCTTCTTTTTTGTATCCGGGCGATGAATCATTTAAGCTGAGAGTTTAGGGCAATGGAGTGATGACGATGGGTAATGTGACCAAAGACGAAGCGCTGTATCAGGAGATGTGTCGGGTGGTCGGGAAGGTCGTTCTGGAGATGCGTGATTTGGGGCAGGAGCCGAAGCATATTGTCATTGCGGGGGTGCTGCGTACGGCGCTGGCGAACCAGCGCGTAAAACGTAGCGAGTTAACCACCCAGGCGATGGAAACCGTGGTCAAAGCGCTGGCCGGTTGAAGCGCCAGCGTTTCGCAAGCTGCTCAAGGGAGCAGCAGAGCAGGTAATAGACCACACCCGTAAAGATAAAAATGGCCGCCGGGTAAATTTGCACCCGGTTGTTCACCTGGCCGGCCACCGTGGTGAGCTCAGGGACATTCACAATAAACGCCAGCGACGTATCCTTC from Enterobacter ludwigii includes the following:
- the fumD gene encoding fumarate hydratase FumD, whose protein sequence is MGNVTKDEALYQEMCRVVGKVVLEMRDLGQEPKHIVIAGVLRTALANQRVKRSELTTQAMETVVKALAG